One Flavobacterium sp. 90 DNA segment encodes these proteins:
- a CDS encoding LysE family transporter: MINDILAGLPWGLFLSFMVGPVFFILLETSITKGFRAAIVFDLGVVLGDIFFIAIAYLGSYRLIQSLKDKPALFIFGGIIMLAYGLISFIRLKNEEKIDDEAIDRDIIKRNYGSLFVKGFLLNVINIGVLGFWLAVIISVGPKLEMQNSRMFTFFTSVIITYLLVDCFKILLAKQLKSKMTPSNILKIKKGISIVLMVFGFVLMIQGWFPKEKEMVKNAFEKIEK, from the coding sequence ATGATAAATGATATTTTGGCTGGACTGCCATGGGGACTTTTTTTAAGTTTTATGGTAGGTCCGGTATTTTTTATATTACTTGAAACCAGTATTACAAAAGGATTCAGAGCTGCAATAGTCTTTGATCTTGGAGTAGTATTAGGTGATATTTTTTTTATAGCAATCGCTTATTTAGGAAGTTACAGACTTATTCAGAGTTTAAAAGACAAACCGGCACTTTTTATTTTTGGTGGAATTATCATGTTGGCTTACGGTTTAATTTCTTTCATAAGATTAAAGAATGAAGAAAAAATAGACGACGAAGCAATTGATCGTGATATTATCAAAAGAAACTATGGAAGTTTGTTTGTAAAAGGTTTTTTATTGAACGTTATCAACATTGGTGTTCTTGGTTTCTGGTTGGCAGTTATCATTTCTGTAGGACCAAAATTAGAGATGCAAAACTCAAGAATGTTTACTTTTTTTACTTCTGTAATTATCACTTATTTATTAGTTGATTGTTTTAAAATTCTATTAGCCAAACAATTAAAATCTAAAATGACACCATCAAACATTCTTAAAATCAAAAAAGGAATTAGTATTGTTCTAATGGTTTTTGGATTTGTTTTAATGATTCAGGGCTGGTTTCCAAAAGAAAAAGAAATGGTTAAAAACGCTTTTGAGAAGATAGAGAAGTAG
- the rpiB gene encoding ribose 5-phosphate isomerase B, which yields MKISIGNDHAGPEYKKAIVEMLKAKGYEVTNYGTDTDASVDYPDFGHPVANDVSEGKADFGIVICGSGNGIAMTVNKHPKVRAGLCWTKEIAYLTRLHNDANIVSIPARFTSIHQAVEIVETFLTTAFEGGRHQNRVDKIACS from the coding sequence ATGAAAATTTCGATAGGAAATGACCACGCAGGACCAGAATATAAAAAAGCAATTGTTGAAATGCTTAAAGCAAAAGGATATGAAGTAACTAATTATGGTACAGATACAGATGCTTCTGTAGATTATCCAGATTTTGGACATCCTGTTGCAAATGATGTATCTGAAGGTAAAGCAGATTTTGGAATCGTTATCTGCGGAAGCGGAAACGGAATTGCAATGACTGTTAATAAACACCCTAAAGTGAGAGCTGGTCTATGTTGGACTAAAGAAATTGCGTATTTAACACGCTTACACAATGATGCAAATATTGTGAGTATTCCGGCGCGTTTTACATCTATCCATCAAGCTGTAGAAATTGTTGAAACGTTTTTAACAACTGCTTTTGAAGGTGGAAGACACCAAAACAGAGTGGATAAAATCGCTTGTTCGTAG
- the folB gene encoding dihydroneopterin aldolase: MGVIKLKNIRTFSYHGCMIEEGKIGSDYTVDLKIKASLEKSAESDHLLDTVDYVHLNKIVTEEMAIRSHLLEHVAKRINNRVLAEIKTVEKTTVWVSKINPPIGGDVETVTIKMTEIRK, from the coding sequence ATGGGAGTTATAAAATTAAAAAACATTCGTACTTTTTCCTACCACGGATGCATGATTGAAGAAGGAAAAATAGGATCTGACTATACTGTTGATCTAAAAATTAAAGCTAGTTTAGAGAAATCAGCAGAAAGTGATCACTTATTAGACACTGTTGATTATGTACATTTGAATAAAATTGTTACTGAAGAAATGGCAATTCGTTCCCATTTATTAGAACATGTTGCTAAAAGAATCAATAATCGTGTACTTGCAGAAATAAAAACTGTAGAAAAAACAACAGTATGGGTTTCTAAAATAAATCCTCCTATTGGTGGTGATGTTGAAACAGTTACTATAAAAATGACGGAAATTAGAAAGTAA
- a CDS encoding DUF1294 domain-containing protein: protein MKILLLYFLFVNIFVFILAGYDKNQARKNKRRIPENTLFFFEAIGGTIGLLTAMLFFRHKTSKSSFIIKFSAIVFIQILIAVLLFINNLNIFTIALFLSN, encoded by the coding sequence ATGAAAATTTTATTACTGTATTTTTTATTTGTAAATATCTTCGTTTTTATTCTCGCTGGTTATGATAAAAATCAAGCCAGAAAAAATAAACGTAGGATTCCTGAAAATACACTGTTTTTCTTTGAAGCAATTGGCGGAACAATAGGTTTATTAACAGCTATGCTTTTCTTTAGACATAAAACGAGTAAATCTTCTTTTATTATAAAATTCTCGGCAATTGTTTTTATCCAAATTTTGATTGCTGTTCTGCTGTTTATTAACAACTTAAATATTTTTACAATTGCTTTATTTTTAAGCAATTAG
- a CDS encoding head GIN domain-containing protein: MKKLLIGAAILFLQMSFGQVTKDVGDFDTVKVFDKLSVKLVQSSENKVVIKGARESEVEVVNKKGILKLRMPFPKLLSGNDLDITLYYKHLELIDVNEGANVTSTEAIKATSFKVSAQEGATIDVNLDVDKLKVSSVSGGSITLSGKAANQDASLGAGGYLLASKLSTSQTTVSVSAGGKADVNASTLVDAKVSAGGSIYIYGKPKQINQKTVFGGKIEEVK, translated from the coding sequence ATGAAAAAGTTATTGATAGGAGCTGCAATTTTATTTCTTCAGATGTCTTTTGGTCAGGTTACCAAAGATGTAGGTGATTTTGACACCGTTAAAGTATTCGATAAATTAAGTGTAAAATTAGTTCAGTCTTCAGAAAATAAAGTAGTTATAAAAGGAGCACGTGAATCAGAAGTTGAAGTTGTTAACAAAAAAGGTATATTGAAATTAAGAATGCCTTTTCCAAAATTATTATCTGGAAATGATTTAGATATAACGCTTTATTATAAACATTTAGAACTTATAGATGTTAACGAAGGCGCTAATGTAACAAGCACAGAAGCTATTAAAGCTACATCATTCAAAGTAAGTGCTCAGGAAGGTGCTACAATTGATGTTAATTTAGATGTTGATAAGTTAAAAGTAAGTTCAGTATCAGGAGGTTCTATAACTTTGTCTGGTAAAGCAGCAAATCAGGATGCAAGTCTTGGTGCAGGTGGATATTTACTAGCTAGTAAATTGAGTACTTCTCAAACTACTGTAAGCGTTTCTGCGGGAGGAAAAGCAGATGTGAATGCTTCTACCCTTGTCGATGCAAAAGTGAGCGCAGGAGGCTCTATTTACATTTATGGGAAACCGAAACAAATTAATCAGAAAACAGTTTTTGGAGGTAAAATCGAAGAAGTAAAATAA
- the rnr gene encoding ribonuclease R: MSKKIRKPIKNEKDFSSKIIKILSQSPNKAFNYKQIGAKLELDDTKSRNQIIKDLKILAASKKIIETEPGKYLVKAESQDYYEGTIDMTSRKTAYFICPDFSEDVFIPTNNLNRALDKDKVKVYVYNRRKGKRPEGEVVEVVERNKTEFVGVIDIQANFAFVSTANPKMYTDIFIPKDKIGEAENGDVVLVTIEDWPKRADSPFGSVIKVLGKPGEHNTEIHAILAEYGLPSDFPVEVEVYAQKIDTSIQESEIAKRRDMRDTLTFTIDPKDAKDFDDALSFKKLENGNYEIGIHIADVSYYLEEGTILDDEAYQRATSVYLVDRVVPMLPEVLSNFACSLRPNEEKYTFSAIFEVSENAQVINQWFGRTVIYSDQRFAYEEAQYIIETKDSTIPVDISITGESYTVSDEITNATLKLDELAKILRKKRMANGAISFDKVEVKFNLDAEGEPEGVYFKVSKDANHLIEEFMLLANRKVAEYIGKQKKTFVYRIHDEPNEDKLIAMQTVIAKFGYKIDFRNKGDISKSLNALMEEVNGKKEQNLIDTLAIRSMSKAKYSTENIGHYGLAFDYYSHFTSPIRRYPDVMVHRLLQYYLDNGASVDEEVYETKCLHCSNMESLATNAERDSIKYMQVKYMQDHQDEEFLGVISGVTEWGIYVEIVSNKCEGMVRIREIKDDYYTFDEKQYALVGATSNSVLQLGDEIYVKVKNADLVKKQLDFHFLRRAE, translated from the coding sequence ATGAGTAAGAAAATTAGAAAGCCGATAAAAAATGAGAAAGATTTCTCAAGCAAAATAATAAAAATTTTATCGCAAAGCCCAAATAAAGCATTCAATTACAAACAAATAGGAGCAAAGTTAGAATTAGATGATACAAAAAGCAGAAATCAGATCATAAAAGATTTAAAGATTCTGGCTGCTTCCAAAAAAATTATAGAAACTGAACCTGGTAAATATTTAGTAAAAGCCGAAAGTCAGGATTATTACGAAGGAACAATTGATATGACGAGCAGAAAAACGGCATATTTTATTTGTCCGGATTTTAGTGAAGATGTTTTTATTCCAACCAATAATTTGAATCGTGCGTTAGACAAAGACAAAGTAAAAGTTTATGTTTATAACCGTAGAAAAGGTAAAAGACCTGAAGGTGAAGTTGTTGAAGTTGTAGAAAGAAATAAAACAGAATTTGTGGGAGTTATAGATATTCAGGCAAATTTTGCTTTTGTATCTACTGCAAATCCTAAAATGTATACCGATATTTTTATTCCTAAAGATAAAATTGGTGAAGCAGAAAATGGTGACGTTGTTTTAGTTACCATTGAAGATTGGCCAAAAAGAGCTGATAGTCCGTTTGGATCTGTAATCAAAGTTTTAGGAAAACCAGGAGAACACAATACTGAAATTCATGCAATTCTGGCTGAATATGGTTTACCATCAGATTTTCCGGTAGAAGTAGAGGTTTATGCACAAAAAATAGATACTTCGATTCAGGAATCTGAGATTGCAAAACGTCGTGATATGCGTGATACACTTACGTTTACGATCGATCCAAAAGATGCAAAAGATTTTGATGATGCCTTGTCTTTCAAAAAGTTAGAAAACGGAAATTACGAAATTGGTATTCACATTGCCGATGTTTCCTATTATCTTGAAGAAGGAACAATCCTTGATGATGAAGCTTATCAACGTGCAACTTCGGTTTATTTAGTCGATAGAGTAGTGCCAATGCTTCCGGAAGTTTTATCAAATTTTGCATGTTCGCTTCGTCCAAATGAAGAGAAATATACATTCTCAGCCATTTTTGAAGTTTCAGAAAATGCACAAGTTATTAACCAATGGTTTGGTAGAACGGTAATTTATTCAGATCAGCGTTTTGCATACGAAGAAGCGCAATATATTATTGAAACAAAAGATAGTACGATTCCTGTTGATATTTCAATTACCGGAGAATCTTATACCGTTTCTGATGAAATTACAAATGCTACTTTAAAATTAGATGAATTAGCTAAGATTCTAAGAAAGAAAAGAATGGCAAATGGGGCTATTTCTTTTGATAAAGTAGAAGTTAAATTCAACTTGGATGCAGAAGGTGAACCAGAAGGTGTTTACTTTAAAGTTTCTAAAGATGCCAATCATCTGATTGAAGAATTCATGCTTTTGGCTAATAGAAAAGTGGCTGAATACATTGGAAAACAAAAGAAAACATTTGTTTACAGGATTCACGATGAACCAAATGAAGATAAATTAATTGCGATGCAAACCGTAATTGCTAAGTTTGGTTATAAAATAGATTTCCGTAACAAAGGCGATATTTCTAAGTCTTTGAATGCATTGATGGAAGAAGTAAACGGTAAAAAAGAGCAAAACTTAATTGATACTCTTGCAATTAGAAGTATGAGTAAAGCCAAATATTCGACAGAAAATATTGGTCATTACGGATTAGCTTTTGATTACTATAGCCATTTTACTTCGCCAATTCGTCGTTACCCAGACGTAATGGTACACCGTTTGCTGCAATATTATTTAGATAATGGCGCTTCTGTAGATGAAGAAGTTTACGAAACAAAGTGTTTACATTGTTCGAATATGGAAAGTTTAGCAACAAATGCTGAACGTGATAGTATTAAATACATGCAGGTTAAATACATGCAGGATCATCAGGACGAAGAATTCCTTGGTGTTATTTCCGGTGTTACTGAATGGGGAATTTATGTTGAAATTGTTTCTAACAAATGCGAAGGAATGGTAAGAATCAGAGAAATAAAAGATGATTATTACACCTTCGATGAAAAGCAATATGCTTTGGTTGGAGCAACTTCAAATAGTGTATTACAATTAGGAGATGAAATTTATGTAAAAGTAAAAAATGCTGATTTAGTGAAGAAACAACTGGATTTTCATTTTTTGCGAAGAGCAGAATAA
- a CDS encoding DUF2007 domain-containing protein, which produces MESFKTIAVFNYQHETVVLKHLLEQEEIPYFFENEITLSVAPMYSAALGGIKLKVHPNDFEEVQQILDNLNNPLKIV; this is translated from the coding sequence ATGGAAAGCTTCAAAACCATTGCAGTATTCAATTATCAGCACGAAACCGTAGTTCTCAAACACTTACTAGAACAAGAAGAAATTCCGTATTTTTTCGAAAACGAAATCACCCTTTCTGTGGCTCCAATGTACTCCGCTGCACTTGGCGGAATTAAACTCAAAGTTCATCCAAACGATTTCGAAGAAGTTCAGCAAATTCTTGACAATCTTAATAACCCACTTAAAATTGTTTAA